One region of Triticum aestivum cultivar Chinese Spring chromosome 6B, IWGSC CS RefSeq v2.1, whole genome shotgun sequence genomic DNA includes:
- the LOC123134946 gene encoding NAC domain-containing protein 79 isoform X2 has protein sequence MGLRDIEMTLPPGFRFYPSDEELVCHYLHGKVANQRFAGGATGTMVEVDLHVHEPWELPVYRSVIRSPRSSSSRSGRAAIVGMRKTLVFYRGRAPNGSKTCWVMHEFRIENPHSPPKEDWVLCRVFHKKKADTEYAMDGEQVIIGGMTRNATAVSGSNYVSSSSCHDPDQYHHSPPAALFPSLGAGGHPYQLTSCDHHPHGSIGVSLTDVDPFAGMPPLLSYDSIVDFSQQLQGGGAAAGLRDGAGDQCGGELMDLGLQVQEEHYNYNSLM, from the exons ATGGGGCTGCGGGACATCGAGATGACGCTGCCGCCGGGGTTCCGCTTCTACCCGAGCGACGAGGAGCTGGTGTGCCACTACCTGCACGGCAAGGTGGCCAACCAACGCTTCGCCGGAGGAGCCACCGGGACCATGGTGGAGGTCGATCTGCACGTCCATGAGCCATGGGAGCTGCCAG tATATAGGA GCGTCATCCGTAGCCCGAGGTCATCGTCATCCCGCTCCGGCCGCGCCGCCATCGTCGGCATGCGCAAGACCCTCGTCTTCTACCGCGGCCGCGCCCCCAACGGCAGCAAGACCTGCTGGGTCATGCACGAGTTCCGCATCGAGAACCCTCACTCCCCACCCAAG GAGGACTGGGTGCTGTGCAGAGTTTTCCACAAGAAGAAGGCCGACACGGAGTACGCCATGGACGGCGAGCAAGTGATCATCGGCGGCATGACTCGCAACGCTACTGCCGTGAGCGGATCCAACTACGTCAGCTCCTCGTCCTGCCACGATCCGGATCAGTACCACCACTCGCCTCCGGCGGCGCTGTTCCCCTCCCTCGGCGCAGGCGGCCACCCTTACCAGCTCACTTCCTGTGATCATCACCCCCACGGCTCGATCGGCGTCTCGCTCACCGACGTGGACCCCTTCGCGGGCATGCCACCGCTGTTGAGCTACGACAGCATCGTCGACTTCAGTCAGCAACTTCAGGGCGGCGGTGCAGCGGCAGGTTTGAGAGACGGCGCTGGGGATCAGTGTGGCGGCGAGCTGATGGACCTAGGGCTCCAGGTGCAGGAGGAGCACTACAACTACAACAGCCTGATGTAG
- the LOC123134946 gene encoding NAC domain-containing protein 79 isoform X1, which translates to MGLRDIEMTLPPGFRFYPSDEELVCHYLHGKVANQRFAGGATGTMVEVDLHVHEPWELPDVAKLSTNEWYFFSFRDRKYATGLRTNRATRSGYWKATGKDRVIRSPRSSSSRSGRAAIVGMRKTLVFYRGRAPNGSKTCWVMHEFRIENPHSPPKEDWVLCRVFHKKKADTEYAMDGEQVIIGGMTRNATAVSGSNYVSSSSCHDPDQYHHSPPAALFPSLGAGGHPYQLTSCDHHPHGSIGVSLTDVDPFAGMPPLLSYDSIVDFSQQLQGGGAAAGLRDGAGDQCGGELMDLGLQVQEEHYNYNSLM; encoded by the exons ATGGGGCTGCGGGACATCGAGATGACGCTGCCGCCGGGGTTCCGCTTCTACCCGAGCGACGAGGAGCTGGTGTGCCACTACCTGCACGGCAAGGTGGCCAACCAACGCTTCGCCGGAGGAGCCACCGGGACCATGGTGGAGGTCGATCTGCACGTCCATGAGCCATGGGAGCTGCCAG ATGTGGCGAAGCTGAGCACAAACGAGTGGTACTTCTTCAGCTTCCGCGACCGCAAGTACGCGACGGGGCTGCGCACAAACCGCGCCACCAGGTCCGGCTACTGGAAGGCCACCGGCAAGGACCGCGTCATCCGTAGCCCGAGGTCATCGTCATCCCGCTCCGGCCGCGCCGCCATCGTCGGCATGCGCAAGACCCTCGTCTTCTACCGCGGCCGCGCCCCCAACGGCAGCAAGACCTGCTGGGTCATGCACGAGTTCCGCATCGAGAACCCTCACTCCCCACCCAAG GAGGACTGGGTGCTGTGCAGAGTTTTCCACAAGAAGAAGGCCGACACGGAGTACGCCATGGACGGCGAGCAAGTGATCATCGGCGGCATGACTCGCAACGCTACTGCCGTGAGCGGATCCAACTACGTCAGCTCCTCGTCCTGCCACGATCCGGATCAGTACCACCACTCGCCTCCGGCGGCGCTGTTCCCCTCCCTCGGCGCAGGCGGCCACCCTTACCAGCTCACTTCCTGTGATCATCACCCCCACGGCTCGATCGGCGTCTCGCTCACCGACGTGGACCCCTTCGCGGGCATGCCACCGCTGTTGAGCTACGACAGCATCGTCGACTTCAGTCAGCAACTTCAGGGCGGCGGTGCAGCGGCAGGTTTGAGAGACGGCGCTGGGGATCAGTGTGGCGGCGAGCTGATGGACCTAGGGCTCCAGGTGCAGGAGGAGCACTACAACTACAACAGCCTGATGTAG